In the genome of Arachis hypogaea cultivar Tifrunner chromosome 9, arahy.Tifrunner.gnm2.J5K5, whole genome shotgun sequence, the window gtaAAAGGTTTAGGGTGTCTTTTATAATGATCCAATGACATTTCTCTAAAATTAACTTGATcaagatatatattaaaaaaaatttaaatcttttaaaataaaaaaataataaaataataaaatgagagattaattactattaaatatataattttttattttttattatataagttTTAGTATCTTAATTTAAAGAGTGATTAactacttattttattattttactaattttttcattttaaaaaattttgatagatATTAAAGCAGGTTGAATTAATTTAACCGAACTTAGTCTAAATTCATGACTAATCCTTTGTTCACACTAATTCCATAGTAATGAATAGATGAGGTTAATATAAACGGATCTATAATTGAAAAATGTGTTATCTTCTATACAAATATTTCATCAGTCACAGATTCTCAAAAGTTGAGATTGAGTTTTTCCTTTCATATATAACAACTCATGAACTGAATTGAATGCTTCAATACTACTACTGATATTGAATGTTGACTTGAACATTATTCAAAACGAATGGAATAAGGAACATGAATATATTACAACATATAACAAATTGACTGCTAATGCATTGTACAAAAAAGGTTGCATGCATTCTAATCATAGTAGAACTAGGATCCATTTGCATGCTCAAGATTCAAGAAGGCTCTGAGTGCGAGGATTCTTGCCCCAAGCTCTATCCTTCCACaaaatctccacttcatcaaacGTCAACCCTTTGGTTTCAGGAACAAAAACAAGCACAAAGAGAAACGCAAGCACAGCTATGCCTGCAATGATCAAGAAAGTAGGACCAGTTCCTGCACCTTGAGCAACTGATAGAAATGACTCTGCTACAATCAAATTGGAAACCCAATTGACAGTTGCAGACATGCCGCCGCAAATTCCTCGGTATTGTTCGGGATATATCTCTGAGTTTACTGTCCAAGGCACAGTCCCCATCCCCGGTGAGAAGAATGCAATATACAGGGCCAATCCTAGAACCGCAAGCCATCCATACAAAGCATTTTCAGATGATTGCTTGAAAAATGAAATGGACAGGATGATCAGTGATACTATTACTCCTGCTAAGCTATAGAGGGACAGTTTTCTTCGCCCTGCGTGGTCGATAAGGTAAATGCCAAGAATGGTGCCGCAAGCATTCAAGCCGGCAACTATGAGGGATAGAAGAAGAGCTAACTCATTAGAGCGGAAGCCAGCCATTTGCACAATCGTTGGGCTGTAGTACATTACTGTGTTAATGCCTGTAAACTGCTGAAAAGCCTGCACAATCAACCATCATATGCTTGGTTAAGAATAACTAGTTTATTTGAGAAACACTCGCATACATATTTAAATAGTACATAGAATAAAGAAGAGGGATctgctcatttttctttttatatctcTGCACACTTGCAATATGTGTGAGAACAAGCATCTTAAGCATTTTGTTCTCAAATAATACAATTAGACTTCTATTCACTGCAAATATGAagtgtttaagttttattaaaacCATTACTCCTAAAAACTTAAAGTTGATAGGAGAAGGTATGAATGAATATATCTCTAAAATGTCATCAGAATTGTCATGGTTTCATATCTACAAGCATAACTCAAGCATATTTCACAGTGATCATAGTTTCCTATAAGCTCAACATTAGCCTTGTATTTGAAGAAAAATGAATAGGTTTATTAACTTGCTCAGCTCTTATTACCTGAAGTCCACCTCCAGCAAGGAATGCTAATCGGATCTCTTTAGACTTAAAAACATCCCAGAATCTGATATCCTTTCTTTTGTGACGGTCCTCCTCCTCCGATTGAACAGAAAGCGAAGCAATTTCGTCCTCCAACCGAGCAACATCGTAGATATTTGCAAGCACATCAATGGCTTCCTTTTCCCTGTTCTGCACACACACATGAGAACCAACTCAAAAAGCTTTAAAACGTTAAACAAGAGCTTCTTATGAAGTCAAAATGTAAGAAAATTATTCCGAGACCTTGATAAATAGCCATCTTGGGGATTCAGGCAGGAAGAGCATGAGGCAAAACTGAATCACAGCTGGCACACCTGAAACTCCGAGCATCCAGCGCCACGTGCCAGGAACCTTTTCTATATTTTGATCAGTGAAAACAATACAgcaaagaaagaaatgaaaggaTAAAGAATGAAATTAAAGTAGCTACCTGTGTGAAAGCAAGGTTTATGAGGTAAGAAAGGAACTGTCCACCAGTTATCATAAGCACATTTGTGCTTACAAGACTTCCTCTTATTTCCGAAGGCGACAATTCTGCGATGTAAACGGGAGCGGTTACAGAGGCGACGCCGACGCCG includes:
- the LOC112712380 gene encoding inositol transporter 1, which produces MTISISTPGPGSSGYLDMYPERKVSAFKNPYILGLTAVASIGGLLFGYDTGVISGALLYIKDDFEQVKQSNFLQETIVSMAVAGAILGAAAGGWINDAYGRKRATLTADVIFTVGAVVMAFAPDPYILIIGRLLVGLGVGVASVTAPVYIAELSPSEIRGSLVSTNVLMITGGQFLSYLINLAFTQVPGTWRWMLGVSGVPAVIQFCLMLFLPESPRWLFIKNREKEAIDVLANIYDVARLEDEIASLSVQSEEEDRHKRKDIRFWDVFKSKEIRLAFLAGGGLQAFQQFTGINTVMYYSPTIVQMAGFRSNELALLLSLIVAGLNACGTILGIYLIDHAGRRKLSLYSLAGVIVSLIILSISFFKQSSENALYGWLAVLGLALYIAFFSPGMGTVPWTVNSEIYPEQYRGICGGMSATVNWVSNLIVAESFLSVAQGAGTGPTFLIIAGIAVLAFLFVLVFVPETKGLTFDEVEILWKDRAWGKNPRTQSLLES